From the genome of Niabella agricola, one region includes:
- a CDS encoding helix-turn-helix transcriptional regulator, which produces MELAVEIAASAFEVSVLMHQVYFPESFHYGGFVSNGINRIKQNKMDYKVMRPPQQLADYVRFIWFLETDVSTDRPFIHHAFAHHCPEVLFCYKGQFRHQSGFKEEQKLISGVYGQTHTFSKVVSNAAFGIFGFYLYPYAFTQLFSVPANELTNQSVDIKTLCGKEGEILEEKMMLATNNDHRLTLVCDFLEARLKNIRTAYNTICASIKAISNAYTEISVRSLAETNFLSLRQFERRFKELSGFSPQLFLRIAKFNSLLGKAFQNKSLTDIAYEYGYYDPAHFTHDFQKFSNQTPKAYFNAQTISASDRGTVDFEI; this is translated from the coding sequence ATGGAGCTGGCTGTTGAAATAGCAGCATCGGCATTCGAAGTTAGTGTCCTGATGCATCAAGTATATTTTCCTGAGTCGTTCCACTACGGAGGTTTTGTATCAAATGGAATAAACAGAATAAAACAGAATAAAATGGATTACAAGGTGATGCGTCCGCCACAGCAACTTGCCGACTATGTGAGGTTTATTTGGTTCTTGGAAACGGATGTTTCAACAGACAGACCATTTATTCATCATGCATTTGCTCATCACTGTCCTGAGGTCCTGTTTTGCTACAAAGGTCAATTCCGGCACCAATCCGGGTTTAAAGAGGAACAGAAACTGATTTCAGGAGTCTATGGGCAAACGCATACCTTCAGTAAAGTTGTATCTAACGCAGCTTTTGGCATCTTTGGATTTTACTTATATCCCTATGCCTTTACTCAGCTTTTTTCTGTGCCCGCAAATGAGCTCACGAACCAGTCTGTAGATATAAAAACGCTTTGCGGTAAAGAGGGAGAAATCCTTGAAGAAAAAATGATGCTGGCCACAAACAATGATCATCGGTTAACCCTGGTGTGTGATTTTTTGGAGGCGCGCTTAAAAAACATTCGAACTGCCTACAACACTATTTGCGCATCGATCAAAGCAATTTCAAACGCCTACACGGAAATTTCCGTACGATCGCTGGCAGAAACGAACTTTTTATCGCTCCGGCAATTTGAACGAAGGTTTAAGGAACTTTCCGGCTTTAGTCCCCAATTATTTTTAAGGATTGCAAAATTCAATTCACTTCTTGGAAAAGCCTTTCAGAACAAATCGCTGACCGATATTGCCTATGAATACGGATACTACGACCCGGCACATTTTACGCACGATTTCCAAAAGTTCTCCAATCAGACTCCTAAGGCCTATTTTAATGCGCAAACAATATCAGCATCCGATAGAGGGACGGTCGACTTTGAAATATAA
- a CDS encoding DUF6223 family protein codes for MKVILRVIPACLFMVFIVGSTVKVFSQTNQPEDKMNLTNDSSKTAHKAANYVKGLTAPRAIALAEGLLGLMSIISGWRAKKRPTKKSAKTAILFGLLAIIFGIVHLAITSGAVFGSGSGKAGSIFALLLGLIGVMLGGRILRLLQNERL; via the coding sequence ATGAAGGTTATTTTACGCGTTATCCCGGCTTGCTTATTCATGGTATTTATAGTTGGCTCAACTGTGAAAGTGTTTTCACAAACCAACCAACCAGAAGATAAAATGAACCTGACCAATGACTCAAGCAAAACAGCTCACAAAGCGGCCAATTATGTTAAAGGCCTTACGGCTCCGAGAGCTATTGCGCTGGCAGAAGGGCTATTGGGTTTGATGAGTATCATTTCCGGCTGGCGGGCTAAAAAACGGCCAACAAAAAAAAGCGCAAAGACGGCTATACTATTCGGTTTGCTTGCGATCATTTTTGGTATTGTTCATCTGGCCATTACTTCCGGCGCTGTCTTTGGATCGGGCAGCGGAAAGGCGGGTTCAATTTTTGCGCTGCTGTTGGGACTTATCGGCGTAATGCTTGGAGGGCGGATCCTACGTTTATTACAAAACGAACGCCTGTAG